ATAATACTGAAATTTGACATGCGTATTTTAGCACAAACGGCTTCCTCTTATGCTTGTGAAAGAAAGTGGAGTACTTTTtctcttattcatacaaagaaaatgaaccgtcttgcatatcagaagttggaaaaactcgtatACTACTACTATAACACGAAGTTACGACTACGTGATAAACGAGCAAAGGataatgtgatcaatgaaaacaactatATCGATCTACTTCATGTTGCTATGAACCACTTTAGAATGACATTGATCCTCTTCatgattggattatgcatgcacctcgatgatgaaaatggcAACCCTCCTCCACATGTCGTAGAAAAGGCAACTaattttggaattgatgtaaacaaggtATTATCTGATGAAGTTGGAGACCCGGGAGATGATCTGATAATGCTAGTGTGTGGGGCGGTGTAACAACTCCAGATAGTTCagatagtgatgatgatgatggtggtggtggtggtggtggtggtaattgtgatggtagtggtggaagtcgaaaaggtggtggagatacaagatTTGAATATGGACAATGTTATGTAGGTGGATaatttgagcagtttacttgtgaaagtaattttgatcatgctacccAAGATGAGAATCATGGATCTAGAGCAGGCGGTCATGGTGCGCAACAGAAAATTAGGTGCAGGAGGAGGACAAGATGagtcattgatgatcaaaatatttcatctaatgttagttcagttgccttaagttttAATTCTATCAGTTTAGGCACATAGCACAGTGGGATGTTaaacgaatcacatgaagtcaactatcaatctggtcatcctatttacaattatggtCAGTTTGGAGACGTTTATAATCAATTATCAAGTTGAGTTCATCCTTATTATCACATTCTCGGAGAAAGTATTAGTAgctcaaaagagatatatgactatcatgttaaccattacaattcgtactatatgactcgtatgtcttgggcaaactattgtagttttgttgaccaacgtgCATCTTTTTAAGCATCTAGAGCTTCTTTCTagtactagataaaattaataattgtatttgtttgtatgtaattcaataataaataaataaataatttcggaagaggaacgatattttttttcaatatccccgatatatctccgatatatccgatatctccatttttcaaaaaaacgatatatcccccgataccgatattttgaaccttggCCATACCATCTTGGTCACTTTAAAAATGCATCACCCTATATTAACCACATACTAAATGCTGCTTATCATATGACAAGTAGAAAGTTGGGTGAAGATAAAGaaaattttcttctttataAATAGTATGTAATTTACCAAAAGAAATAAGATAAAATGGAGTAGAAGGAAAGAAATAGGGGGTAGAGAAGTGTGATCAAATGCCTCAATAAATAACATATGAAGCTGGTGTTACGGCACCCATGTCTCACCCCAGCCCCTTGTTTTTGGCCTCTCTCTCATCTTTTCTTGGGTGTTCAAATTCAGATTGTACCGTTTTAATAGGAGAGTCAATACAACACGTATTGCTAATCTCATGACACATCTCACCCAATTGGTCAATTCCATAattgttgttcttgttttaCACATCCATATTTGATTGGATTCATTAAATTTTGAATATTTACTTCCCTAATATAATGCAAACATATACCCAAAAATATCCCTCAAATTCTTGGTCTAGCATCACAGGCAGATAGGGGATAGAGTTGTCACTTGAGAGGTTGTGTATGTTTGTATCAGGGTTAGTCACCTTTCTTAAACTGTCACCACCCAAATTAAAAGACCCTTAAAAAAAGATGGGAAATACAAATCTGTGACCTCGATCTCCCCTTGGGTtccttatttatatattaatctAAAGCTAGCTTCTCTCATAATTTCATATCATTTTGCATGCTCAAAACCTTCATCTCTCCACCAAATTGTTGGTaagtttttatataattttgttgGTTATTTATGTGAAAGATACACTCTGGTATATTATTGCTTCCCCCATTTCTTCATCTGGGTTGTTTGCATTCTATATTCCTCAAACATATACTATTCTATATCTTATTAATCACAAGACGAGGATTATAAATTAGAATAGAAAGAGTAAAAATAATGTATAGTGCTGAGGGTAAATTCTTCTGTTTTTTAACTACTGGAAGGAGATGATAtaaaatttgagaggtttCAATGTGAGGTTTTGATTGATGGGCACACTGGCACCTCTCACCTCCAAAAACCCAACACTGGTATTCATATTGATTATTGGTATTGGTATTGGGTATCTATCAAAATCTTGAAAGCCGTGTCAGATATTACAGAAAGGAGAACATGAAAAAGCCTCGGGCTTTGTTGATAGAGAAAGAAGATGCCCATTTTTCATTTGATGTGGAAATACAGAGATacacatcatatatatatatatatttggaatGTCAGGCAAGGCAATATAGGGTCTACAGTGATATAGGGTTTGTCAGTCTTCATCTGAGTCTTTATTGCTATTAGGCctgaaaggctttctgttTTTAGCCTGTGTGTTTCAAAGGCCTGAGATGGGTTCTTGCTGTTACATCCTCGATTCCCTGGAGGAATTTAAGGCTATTACAGCTATGTTGTACCTTTTGGTTTGCCTATTGGGTTTGGATTCTTCCTCTCGGAGTCATTTCATAAAAGGCCCCAGGCTTCTTTGTCATTCCGGTTTCTGCAGCAATCTGCAACACTACATggtgatttttattttctgggtTCGTTGTGTTGTCATTAAAGATTGCTCCTTTACACTTATCCTTTGGAACTTTGTCTCTATCTGCCGTAGTTTTTGGTTTTCCCATCATTTGAGAGACACTCTGCATGATAGTTGTGTTTTTGGCAATGTTCAGGGTGCGCTTTCTTCAGATTTTCTGTATTTTGCATGCAGTTGGTTTCTTCGGCTCACTGCCATTGATGTTCGACTACCCTTTTTGGAACTCACTTGTATTTATGGTTATTTTGCAGTGAAGAACAAGTGAGACAGTGTGGTGTGTTTAACGGTTGAATAGGGAGGAACAGAAGAAACACTTAGATTTGGTGCGACTGTTTTCATAATAGCAGCATCAACATCTAGTGCAAGTAGGAGCCCATTACACATGGAAGCTGCAACCTGTAACTTAATTCCGTACCCAGCACCTCTAGCTACATATGAGGTGGTTGCAGCTAATCCAAAGCTGTTCATGTCAACTTTGGAAATGCTTCACGCTGCAATGGGAACCAAGTTTATGTAAGCTTTATCTTTTGATCCTCTAATTTCCTATTTTGTTACCGATATGTCTAATCTGTAATGTTAAAGATTTCTGATCTTGGAATTAAGAAACTGGGATGATGGATTtctttcatttatttgcactTATGGGTTATGTATATGTCATTTATGATGTGTTGCTGGTTCTTCATAAGTTTCCAAGTTTGTGATCTGTTTGATCAAGTTCTCATTGTTTGGATCCCTGTTGATATAAGTGAGTACATGAGTATTTTAGTTTTAGAGGGTTTTCTTTTCTGATACAACATTGTTATCTTTTGAATCTTCTAAGACATAACATAGATTAAAGATCAAAGTTTTACTTAATTTGCACAGGGCAATTATTTTCAGGTGttaatcatgcatgcattctGCAAACTTGGAAACTCAAAGAAGTTTTCCTAATTGCTTACTTATATGGTATTCTTCTACATGAGGAAATTGTTGTCGCATATTTATTTTGGACCGTTACAAAGTTATAATTTCCTTTCACATTTCCTCGAGTTCCTCACCGTTATGTCATTTTCAATTCAATCCAAAGTATTGTCTGTAAAATCTAAGTTTCTTCTTTACAGGTTGGTACTTTAGGATTTGGTTCAATATAGAAAGGTGAACTTTATGTGGCCACAATATAGGACTATCAATATCATTTAATCACAGGGTTTGATACTGTGAATAACTTGGAGATtcttataattgttttctcTTCCTGGTGCATTTATAAGGATTTTTGGATCAGATAACTCCTTGTGTTACTTGATACTGTACTTGTTGGACAACACTCTCACACCTTAGGATATATGCATTAGCTTAGAGCACAAGGATATGATTACTCTACATTTGCAAGGTGATGGTAAGAACGTTTTACCTTAGGGCTTTATCTGTCACAAAGCATCAAATATACAGTTTTGGCACAGCTTAGTAGTATGTTCGAAATTTTGGATTTAATAATTTGGAACAGATTGCTTTCTGCTCTTAAGATTAAGGGAGTAGACCACTAATGTCAATTAATGTGTTCCCCCATATCTCCCGAGGTAGTCGGTGTATTCAAGATTTTAGCTTTAGGCAAGGGTGAATTGAACTGAACTGGTAAGGGGTTGGCTCGCCAGTTGTACTGTTTCTTGTGTCTCGTACCGTTATGTAGTATCTTCTCACTTGAAATTTTGGTCTACCAACTCTTGCATCTAATATTTTATAGGCAGGGAGTGGTTTGTATACAGGTGCTACCATGTATTAACTGGTAGATGTAACTTGTATGGTTATGTACTTGTCTCTTCTTGTGTTTCTGTTCTTCTGTTGAGTTTCTCCTTTTTTAACTGTAGGATCCCTATAATAGGAGGAAAAGAGTTAGACTTGCATCGACTGTTTGTGGAGGTAACTTCCCGTGGTGGTATGGCAAAGGTAAGAAAAACTGTATCTGATTATTCTATCACATGGAAGGCCCAAGGTTGTCTTATGTGGTACTCAATGCATATGTGCATGTTATTTTTGCTGACACTTTCAGTATAGGTAAATGGTGTCATTTCATTCTTAGACTCTTCAATATTTTCCTTATAGATGGTGCACGCAGATATATGTATGCATAGAATAAATATGGCTTGATATCTCTTTGCACTTAATATAGCTATGTTTTGAGTAGTCTGGTAATGAATACAGAGAAAGCCTGTTTTGTGCACGCAAACAATGTCAAGTTTGTGCCGAGTAGTTTCCAAAATCTTAACTTGTACCGTTGTACGTCATACTGTTGTTTTCTGATTACCGGCCGCTCTAGTTGGTGGCTCTGTATGTTTCATAATAAGTTGGATGGGAGAAGGAATGTATTGAATGTTTCTTTTGCTCCTTACTAAAGATGAGTACTTCTTGGCTAATAATGTTCTAATTGAATGGTGTATGCAGATCGTTAGAGATAGAAGATGGAAGGAAGTTACAGCTGTATTCAACTTCCCCTCCACAGCTACAAATGCTTCTTTTGTGCTGCgaaaatattataattcatTGCTTCTCCACTATGAGcaaatttactatttcaaaGCTCAAGCATGGAATCCGCTCGCATCAGGTATGCCCAGAGGAAACTTGTGCTCCTATACTTATCCTGCgtgatttcatattttaaaatacAACCATTTTTTCTTGCAGATATATCACAGAACCCTAACATGACACCTGGTCCAGCTCCACGGGGAGGAACCAAACGAAAATCAACTGAAGCTCAGACACCTTTGCTTCAGCAGCCACAGATCATCCCAGAGATTCCTGGAGGTATTTTTTTCAATCCaaaggaatatctttgtgtttcttttgtgCTTTCACAAAAGTGGTGTTGCAGTGAGGCAATGCAAAATTGGTTGATTTGGCACTTAATTGTTTAGTCTTGCTTAAATCAACATGGGCTCCATCGTAAATCATTCAGCATAATTAGATAGAATTGATATCCAGACAGTAAGTAATAAAATTGCACTGATTTTTGCCCACTTTGGAATTTATCACATTTGAATAGTAGAAATAAACTTGAGATGTTCTATCATTTTACCCGACTTACTACACAACTTGCTAGAAATTTTGATGTGCTTATCAATGCTTCaaaaattgttttttcttaataGTATGACCAAGAGTATGTAAGTCACTCGACTTACAAAAATTGTTGTTTGTTGGTGGATATCTGAAAAACTTATTATTCATTAGACTCTTTTTACTGCTAAGATTCAATGTAAGCAAAAACAAATTATGATTCTTCTCACGCTTTCTTTTAATAAGATCTATATTAATTGACTTACACACTCTTGGTCATGGATGACTGTGAAATGTTTATCAGCATAAGTCTGAGTTTAGTAGTTAGTACGTGTATCAGTTCTTATGTGTAACATCTCTTGTTGCAGCCGGGACACCAGCAATGCCAGACAATGATACTGTGTCAGGGACTATAGATGGGAAATTCGATAGTGGTTATCTTGTTACAGTCACTAAAGGAACACAGACGTTAAGAGGTGTACTGTATCAGATTGCAGAGAACCCAGTAATTCTGCAAGGCCCACCGAATTATAGCTTGGTGGTCAGCACAAACAACAGTGCCTCAGCTGTACCTGTTCCCCATCGTCGTCGCCGGAGGAAGAAATCTGAGATAAAAAGGAGGGATCCTGCTCACCCAAAACCGAACAGAAGTGGGTATAACTTTTTCTTTGCCGAACAGCATGCAAGGTTGAAGCCACTTCATCCGGGGAAGGATAGAGAGATAAGTAGAATGATAGGCGAACTCTGGAACAAATTGAAGGAGTCTGATAAAGGAGTAAGGACTCTGCACATTAACACATATATTTGAATTCATCACAGATAGTTTTTATGGCCAGATTACTTGAGCTGACAATTGCTTCTGTAATATGTAGGTATATCAAGAGAAAGCAGTGAAAGATAAGGAGAGGTACCGATTAGAAATGGAGGAATACCGGGAGACATTGAAGGCAGCTCAAGTCATCAGTGATGCAGTCCCACTACAGCAGAGGTATCCTGAAGCAGATGCTAGTTTGCCAGAATCAGAATCAAagattgaagaaaatgagccTGGAGAGTCTCCAGAAACTGCAGATGAAAGTAGTGAGAGTAGTTTTAGCGAATCAGAGAAGTGATCTCCAAGGTAATCAGTGCAAGAATGATGTGGTTGTAGAGGCATCTATAGGAGTcgactaattttttttctgaagaTATATGCTGATGAGGGTTCATCCACCACAGTGGAGAGTATATCTGGTGGTGAAAAGAAGCCTGAGGTAGTATTCTTACAGAGGAATTTAAAAACCATTAGCTAATGAAGAAGGTTAAATGTTTGTTTTATGACAAAAGTAGGATCAGACTTTTCATTGCTTTTACAGTGTTTCTTGAGTATTGTTCTACCCTTTGTTTTTCTTCGTCTTTGaattatctttctttttagTTGTAAAACTAGCTTGCTTTCTGATGGATTttgcataattaaatattcCTTGTCTATTAATTTAGTTGATGATTGCTATTTTCTGAACAATAGATCAGTTGATAATTAACAACCATTTCTTTCCATTTTGTTTGGACAACTCTCTCACCTGCTGGCATATATGCAggttgatttttgttttgtttatgggTGTGCTTTGTTCTGTTTTATTGCAATGTGTCTGCATTCAGCATTTTGAGGACATCAAGCTCTGGATGTTTATCTCAACTTTGCTGGTTCAACaccttttcttttgtataGAAAAATGGTGGTTTTGCTCGATTTACTTCTGGTGCAAAAAATTAACATGGTAGTAGTGTTCTTCAATTTGTTTTAGTGCGAACTTTGGATTATTCTGCCAGTTTTCGAGAGTGTTGAAACAGGGGATTAGAAGCATGGCTGTGAGCCTGTGATTAAGATTTTCATTCTAGGTTTAAGAGTTAAATGTTTGTTATCACTAGAGACGGTTGTTAGCATTGTGGTTTCACTAGTAGAAATGTGAACGAACTTATTAGTCATCTATCCCGTATATTGGTGCTCAGACTAAAACAAGACACAAACTTATAATGAAAACCAACACATCTACATCAACATCCATCAACAATATTAATAATCTGTTACCTTTGATTAATATGGCTGAATGGCCGATGGTGAATTTGTTGACGTTGAGGTAGAGATTTCGGTGTGTACTTATATTTAGTGCTAAAAACTAGCTGACTACAAGGCACTTGCATCCCTTGATTCACACCTTTTC
This is a stretch of genomic DNA from Argentina anserina chromosome 4, drPotAnse1.1, whole genome shotgun sequence. It encodes these proteins:
- the LOC126791453 gene encoding high mobility group B protein 15, coding for MEAATCNLIPYPAPLATYEVVAANPKLFMSTLEMLHAAMGTKFMIPIIGGKELDLHRLFVEVTSRGGMAKIVRDRRWKEVTAVFNFPSTATNASFVLRKYYNSLLLHYEQIYYFKAQAWNPLASDISQNPNMTPGPAPRGGTKRKSTEAQTPLLQQPQIIPEIPGAGTPAMPDNDTVSGTIDGKFDSGYLVTVTKGTQTLRGVLYQIAENPVILQGPPNYSLVVSTNNSASAVPVPHRRRRRKKSEIKRRDPAHPKPNRSGYNFFFAEQHARLKPLHPGKDREISRMIGELWNKLKESDKGVYQEKAVKDKERYRLEMEEYRETLKAAQVISDAVPLQQRYPEADASLPESESKIEENEPGESPETADESSESSFSESEK